The following coding sequences lie in one Thioflexithrix psekupsensis genomic window:
- a CDS encoding ABC transporter substrate-binding protein, whose amino-acid sequence MKNHLILLLFSGLFLAFFAASSAADNPVQTIVVGYLEYAKDERYTSRRLEARYRLQPWGRPFAGAELGVKDSRFPLMSRQVALQLAKRTERSVEDLLLQINKLYEEDVHFFLVDFPDDILHEVAQKTRDKSLLLFNISALGVALRQEGCQAHLFHVAPSWDMLTDALAQYLVTRQWRDILVLAGESEADQALNTIFLDSAKRFGLKVVETRPFQLSRDPRHRHQNNVALLTGKAKYDVVFVADTHGEFARYVPYQTLLPRPVVGSNGLVPEWWFWSWDRHGAPQVNGRFQKQAGRLMTGYDWSAWMAIKVVTEAIIRSHSLNFNDLSAYIRSNDLVLDGTKGTPQNFRQWNNQLRQPLFVASGDAVVERLPLDGFLHPTNQLDTLGIDETRNRCQF is encoded by the coding sequence ATGAAAAATCACCTAATACTGTTATTATTCAGTGGCTTATTTTTAGCTTTTTTCGCCGCGTCCAGTGCAGCAGACAACCCAGTGCAAACCATCGTCGTGGGTTATTTAGAATATGCCAAAGATGAGCGTTACACCTCACGGCGTTTAGAAGCCCGCTACCGTTTACAGCCATGGGGGCGACCTTTTGCCGGCGCGGAATTGGGCGTGAAAGACAGTCGTTTTCCTTTGATGTCGCGTCAAGTTGCGTTGCAACTGGCCAAACGTACTGAGCGCAGTGTCGAAGATTTATTGTTACAAATCAATAAATTATACGAAGAAGATGTGCATTTTTTTCTTGTCGATTTCCCCGACGATATTCTGCATGAAGTGGCGCAAAAAACACGAGATAAGTCATTATTATTGTTTAATATTTCGGCATTAGGTGTGGCATTGCGTCAAGAGGGGTGTCAAGCGCATTTGTTTCACGTCGCACCCAGTTGGGACATGTTGACCGATGCGCTGGCGCAATATTTGGTTACACGTCAATGGCGTGACATTCTGGTTTTAGCCGGAGAAAGTGAGGCCGATCAAGCGTTAAACACTATTTTTTTAGATTCAGCTAAACGTTTTGGCTTAAAAGTAGTGGAAACGCGACCGTTTCAATTAAGTCGTGATCCCCGCCATCGCCATCAGAATAATGTTGCTTTGTTGACGGGAAAAGCCAAGTATGACGTGGTGTTTGTGGCGGATACACATGGCGAATTTGCGCGTTATGTGCCGTATCAAACTTTATTGCCGCGTCCTGTCGTGGGGAGTAACGGTTTAGTGCCAGAATGGTGGTTTTGGTCGTGGGATCGGCACGGCGCGCCGCAAGTCAACGGACGTTTTCAAAAACAGGCCGGACGATTAATGACGGGTTACGATTGGTCAGCGTGGATGGCGATTAAAGTGGTCACAGAGGCGATAATTCGCAGTCATTCATTGAATTTTAATGACTTATCTGCTTATATTCGCAGCAATGACTTAGTGCTAGACGGAACAAAAGGAACGCCGCAGAATTTTCGTCAATGGAACAATCAGTTAAGACAACCTCTATTTGTTGCCAGTGGTGATGCGGTGGTCGAACGTTTGCCTTTGGATGGTTTTTTACATCCTACCAACCAGTTGGATACGCTTGGTATTGATGAAACGCGAAATCGCTGTCAATTTTGA
- a CDS encoding PQQ-dependent catabolism-associated beta-propeller protein yields the protein MRKVTVISSFFIGLSAAFPLNASQLFISLEKDNAVLVLDRANQYEKIASIPVNEQPRALKFSPDYKQLYVACGDGNTIDVIDVQEKRVVKSLDVGEEPEIFDLSPDGKTLYVSNEDDGELTIFDIDNETAIAKIEVGEEPEGVLVSHDATRVYVTSEVANMVHVVDVSTHELLANIVVGNRPRRFALTQDGKTLFVSNEIGGTVSVIDTETFTVTRELSFTPKGFRPEQITPVDLLLTKDEKTLYVTLGRANHVAVVAMADFSVTDYILVGQRAWGLALSPDEQFLYVANGLSDDMSIIDAKTHKVLRSLPVGRVPHSIVIAP from the coding sequence ATGCGTAAAGTCACTGTTATTTCTTCATTTTTCATCGGCTTATCCGCGGCTTTTCCACTCAATGCCAGTCAGTTATTTATCAGTTTAGAGAAAGACAACGCGGTGCTGGTGCTGGATCGGGCGAATCAGTACGAGAAAATCGCCAGTATTCCTGTGAATGAGCAACCGCGGGCGTTAAAGTTTAGCCCTGATTACAAACAACTTTACGTCGCTTGCGGCGATGGAAATACGATAGATGTCATTGATGTACAAGAAAAACGGGTGGTGAAAAGCCTAGATGTCGGCGAAGAGCCTGAAATTTTTGATTTAAGTCCCGACGGCAAAACCTTGTACGTTTCAAATGAGGATGATGGCGAATTAACCATTTTTGATATAGACAATGAAACGGCTATCGCCAAGATCGAAGTCGGCGAAGAACCCGAAGGCGTGTTGGTCAGTCATGATGCGACACGGGTTTATGTGACTTCAGAAGTCGCCAATATGGTGCATGTCGTTGATGTTAGTACCCATGAGTTGTTGGCCAACATTGTTGTGGGGAATCGTCCGCGTCGTTTTGCCTTAACGCAAGACGGTAAAACGTTGTTTGTCAGTAACGAAATCGGTGGCACGGTCAGCGTCATTGACACGGAAACATTTACGGTGACACGTGAATTGTCTTTCACTCCCAAAGGTTTCCGTCCTGAACAGATTACACCTGTTGATTTGTTGTTGACAAAAGATGAAAAAACTTTGTATGTCACTTTAGGCCGTGCCAATCATGTGGCTGTTGTGGCGATGGCTGATTTTAGCGTGACGGATTATATTTTGGTAGGACAACGGGCGTGGGGTTTGGCCTTGAGTCCTGATGAGCAGTTCTTATACGTTGCAAATGGTTTAAGTGACGACATGTCTATTATTGACGCTAAAACTCACAAAGTGTTACGTTCCCTTCCCGTCGGCCGCGTGCCACACAGCATTGTGATTGCACCGTAA
- a CDS encoding DUF2326 domain-containing protein, whose protein sequence is MKLIKLSANKPSFKTISFNPNGLTLILGDASKDGKEGSSNGVGKTLALELVHYCLGANTPSIFKEKLKDWIFYLDFMINDQQYRVERSADGKKIYLNSEEIKLVDYRNWLNQCGVFDLNNKKDSLSFRSLLIRFARRLREDCVDPLKTHKEPDVEAQLRTFFLLDLDYNSIFIKQSHKKRLDDLKKTIKNWDDDPILHELFQAGNEPKLRLDWLNKEIPLLENDLAQFTVAENYHYLVLEAQGLTQQLRQIEKVIEIGHFQLQGIEKSLQQQSDISRLELLDLYKGLEQVFRPETLAHFEAVETFHQTFLENRKKRLEADKLQILQEIEQKDKERQKIGLLRDQLMKELQGKRALDEYTALSNKLATLKSERVKLQEYLKFKDKLEEEKQLLKEEMLRQDANTSDYVKTDPISEYKAFFQSIATQLYPHCMSGIVLENNTGDNQLRYKFSVQIEGDNSDGINDAKILCFDWLLLMKGKNHHVDFLWHDNRLFANMGSNPRAAWFKFALAQLENSDKQYIATVNIENYESMLEHLNHAQKEILGQAVVLKLRDDNVKNKLLGIQFG, encoded by the coding sequence ATGAAACTCATTAAATTATCAGCTAATAAACCCAGTTTTAAAACCATTTCTTTTAATCCAAATGGTTTAACGCTTATTCTTGGTGATGCCTCAAAAGACGGTAAAGAAGGCAGCAGTAATGGTGTGGGTAAAACGTTGGCTTTAGAATTGGTGCATTATTGTCTTGGTGCAAATACGCCGTCTATTTTTAAAGAAAAATTAAAAGATTGGATTTTTTATTTAGATTTTATGATAAATGATCAACAGTATCGTGTTGAACGCAGTGCAGATGGTAAAAAAATTTATTTAAACAGCGAAGAAATTAAATTAGTAGATTATCGCAATTGGTTAAATCAATGCGGCGTATTTGATTTAAACAATAAAAAGGACTCATTAAGTTTTCGCTCATTATTGATTCGTTTTGCGCGTCGTTTGCGGGAAGATTGTGTTGATCCTTTAAAAACACATAAAGAACCCGATGTTGAAGCCCAATTAAGAACCTTTTTTTTATTGGATTTAGATTATAATTCTATTTTTATAAAACAATCCCATAAAAAGCGTTTGGATGATTTGAAAAAGACAATTAAAAATTGGGATGATGATCCTATTTTACATGAATTATTTCAGGCGGGTAATGAACCTAAATTACGCTTGGATTGGTTGAATAAAGAAATTCCATTGCTTGAAAATGATTTGGCACAATTTACTGTTGCTGAAAACTATCATTATTTAGTATTAGAAGCACAAGGATTAACTCAACAATTGCGTCAAATTGAAAAAGTGATTGAAATTGGTCATTTTCAATTGCAAGGCATTGAAAAATCTTTACAACAACAATCTGATATTTCACGTTTAGAACTTTTGGATTTGTACAAAGGATTAGAGCAGGTATTTAGACCTGAGACATTGGCTCATTTTGAGGCTGTTGAAACATTTCATCAAACTTTTCTTGAAAATCGTAAGAAACGTTTAGAAGCTGATAAATTACAAATTTTACAAGAAATAGAACAAAAGGATAAAGAACGGCAAAAAATAGGATTATTACGTGATCAATTAATGAAAGAATTGCAAGGCAAACGGGCTTTAGATGAATATACCGCTTTAAGTAATAAATTAGCCACATTAAAATCAGAACGGGTTAAATTACAGGAATATCTAAAATTTAAGGATAAACTGGAAGAAGAAAAGCAGTTATTAAAAGAAGAAATGCTTAGACAAGATGCCAATACAAGCGATTATGTAAAGACGGATCCAATTTCGGAATATAAAGCGTTTTTTCAGTCTATTGCCACTCAACTTTATCCGCATTGCATGTCTGGTATTGTATTGGAAAATAATACTGGTGATAATCAATTGCGTTATAAATTTTCTGTGCAAATTGAAGGGGATAATTCGGATGGAATTAATGACGCTAAAATTTTATGTTTTGATTGGTTATTACTAATGAAAGGTAAAAATCATCATGTTGATTTTTTATGGCATGATAATCGATTATTTGCCAATATGGGTTCTAATCCACGTGCAGCATGGTTTAAGTTTGCATTGGCACAATTAGAAAATTCGGATAAACAATATATTGCCACGGTGAATATAGAAAATTATGAAAGCATGTTAGAACATTTAAATCATGCTCAAAAAGAAATCTTAGGACAGGCCGTTGTGCTTAAACTAAGAGATGATAATGTTAAGAATAAATTATTAGGTATTCAATTTGGGTAG